A portion of the Phyllopteryx taeniolatus isolate TA_2022b chromosome 15, UOR_Ptae_1.2, whole genome shotgun sequence genome contains these proteins:
- the erbin gene encoding erbin isoform X1 — protein MSKRSFFVRLVPCRCLRGEEEAVTSLDYSHCSLETVPKEIFSFEKTLQELFLDANQIEELPKQLFNCQLLQRLSMPDNDVTVLPPGVANLVNLRELDVSKNSIQEFPENIKNCKMLTIVEASVNPISKLPDGFTQLMSLSQLYLNDAFLEFLPASFGRLTKLQILELRENQLKMLPKFYDPADVCVCVCVCACVRRSMQKLTQLERLDLGSNEFTEVPEVLEQLTGIKELWMDGNRLTFLPGMLGTLKQLLYLDVSKNNLEMVDEQICGCESLQDLLLSNNALTQLPGTIGSLKKLTALKVDENQLMELPDSIGGLTSLDELDCSFNEIEALPASIGQCAAMRTFAADHNFLSQLPPEMGNWKNATVLFLHSNKMESLPEEMGDMHKLKVINLSNNKLKNLPYSFTKLSQMTAMWLSENQSKPLIPLQKEEDPETQKTVLTNYMFPQQTRTEDYVPNSDSESFNPALWEEQRKHRAQVAFECDEDKDERETPPREGNLKRYPTPYPDELKNMVKTAQSVAHRLKEDESNEESGRDPKSPAERNHIGVQDVGVKVIEAPHPNGLASDLGGNACNTTFTIQNIPEAVSRETESESFSSQQVPLKSSESSTINHEDTLEDSEELSDEEEEMKIAEMRPPLIEISINQPKVVTLSKDKKDDSKDADSLLDDTVANSNQNNSNCSSPSRMSDSVSLTTDSSQDNSLCTPEREAKMPFLPKSRHEDENMNPSKDTGGLLHNGNSSETSLQALLRAQQSATGGDYDLSMEARLAFIEKGLNNGLGDSYTKWDQINMNVSHPPTDNMVEPQIVSVGRGEVDAKRGFDNHHFQNGNQQVSDGSSPSGEISRSTEELSPERRCHPLQVSKSQSVSNIEAGSMKLYSFDGDATAESRIVGGSCPTPASTAQTQSIVRSKSASLLNDQNLQVCPSSDLLSSSKPPTSTSRYPAPSSGATGTSPPQYNIQYSSKDGMWAQRTPMPPEHQGYLPPATHSLANINYSNRNQAPPYPLQPQQRGPPMGSKPPGDMWAKDRLHSTTSQSSGGALQRQSSTTSTASVGEPRRMQLPEGDYLTYRDIHTLARGPLAMSQAAQRPISTRTYSIDTAAPARLPSVRPQPHELPERTMSVSDFHYPQGSPSKRPNLRVKSEHSLLDGPGLVSGAPGRVPADWRDQVMRHIEAKKMEKNALSRSFNSHNAPLGCSPHRSCYYGSCRDVFRPYISFSDDVFGPPGQQSYTMDSRRKVPLMNGQVVSSARPHVSQTSMARHASREQLIDYLMLKVSHQASGPMRPPHEIHVKVEKNPELGFSISGGVGGRGNPFRPDDNGIFVTRVQPEGPASKILQPGDKIIQANGYSFVNIDHGNAVSLLKTFPSTVDLTIVRDVQA, from the exons ATGTCGAAGCGCAGCTTCTTCGTTCGCCTGGTGCCATGCCGCTGCTTGCGTGGCGAGGAGGAGGCGGTGACGTCTCTGGACTACTCCCACTGTAGCCTGGAGACAGTGCCCAAGGAGATCTTCAGCTTTGAGAAGACGCTGCAGGAGCTCTTTCTCGATGCCAACCAGATTGAAGAGCTGCCCAAA CAACTGTTCAACTGCCAGCTGCTCCAGCGACTGAGCATGCCCGACAACGACGTCACTGTGTTGCCCCCCGGCGTCGCCAACCTCGTCAACCTCAGGGAGCTTGACGTCAGCAAAAACA GTATTCAGGAGTTTCCCGAGAATATCAAGAACTGCAAAATGCTCACTATTGTGGAGGCCAGCGTCAATCCCATCTCAAA GCTGCCCGATGGTTTCACCCAGCTCATGAGCCTGAGCCAGCTCTACTTGAACGATGCCTTCCTGGAGTTCCTTCCAGCCAGTTTTGGCAG GCTGACTAAGCTGCAGATTCTGGAGCTGAGAGAGAACCAGCTGAAGATGTTGCCAAA ATTTTACGACCCTgccgatgtgtgtgtgtgtgtgtgtgtgtgtgcatgtgtccgcaggagCATGCAGAAGCTCACGCAGCTGGAAAGGTTGGACCTGGGCAGCAACGAGTTCACTGAAGTG CCTGAGGTACTGGAGCAGTTGACGGGAATCAAGGAGCTCTGGATGGACGGAAACCGGCTGACGTTCTTGCCAGGG ATGCTGGGCACGCTCAAGCAGCTGCTCTACCTGGATGTGTCCAAGAACAACCTGGAGATGGTGGACGAGCAGATCTGCGGTTGCGAAAGTCTGCAGGATTTGCTGCTCTCCAATAACGCCCTCACGCAGCTACCAGGCACCATTG GCTCACTGAAGAAACTGACAGCTCTGAAGGTGGACGAGAACCAACTAATGGAGCTTCCTGACTCCATTGGAGG GCTCACCTCTCTAGACGAACTGGACTGCAGCTTCAACGAGATCGAAGCCTTGCCAGCGTCCATCGGTCAGTGCGCGGCCATGCGCACCTTCGCCGCCGATCACAACTTCCTCAGCCAGCTTCCCCCTGAG ATGGGCAACTGGAAGAACGCCACCGTGCTGTTCCTGCACTCCAACAAAATGGAGTCGCTGCCGGAGGAGATGGGGGACATGCACAAGCTGAAGGTCATCAATCTGAGCAACAACAA GTTGAAGAACCTCCCCTACAGTTTCACTAAGCTGAGCCAAATGACGGCCATGTGGTTGTCTGAAAATCAG TCCAAACCCCTGATCCCACTGCAGAAGGAAGAGGATCCCGAGACCCAGAAAACCGTACTAACCAACTACATGTTCCCGCAACAGACCAGAACCGAGGACT ACGTTCCCAACTCCGACTCTGAAAGCTTCAATCCAGCTCTGTGGGAGGAACAGCGTAAGCACCGAGCTCAGGTGGCCTTCGAGTGCGACGAGGACAAGGACGAGAGGGAAACGCCCCCGAGG gAGGGCAACCTGAAGCGCTATCCCACGCCGTATCCCGACGAGCTGAAGAACATGGTGAAGACGGCTCAGTCGGTGGCGCACCGGCTCAAGGAAGACGAGTCGAACGAAGAGTCGGGCAGAGACCCCAAATCCCCCGCGGAGAGGAACCACATTGGCGTGCAGGACGTGGGAGTCAAG GTGATAGAAGCCCCACACCCTAATGGCCTGGCGTCAGACTTAGGAGGCAACGCTTGCAACACAACCTTCACCATCCAAAACATCCCAGAAGCAGTATCTAGGGAAACAGAGTCTGAGTCCTTCAGCTCCCAGCAAGTACCACTCAAATCATCAGAGAGTTCCACCATAAACCATGAGGACACGCTGGAG GACTCGGAGGAGCTTTCtgacgaagaggaggagatgAAGATTGCCGAGATGAGGCCGCCTCTGATCGAGATTTCCATCAACCAGCCCAAAGTGGTGACGCTGAGTAAGGACAAAAAAG ACGACAGCAAGGATGCGGACTCGTTGCTGGACGACACGGTAGCCAACAGCAACCAGAACAACAGCAACTGCTCGTCGCCATCACGCATGTCAGACTCTGTGTCGCTGACCACCGACAGCAGTCAAGACAACTCCCTATGCACCCCCGAGAGGGAGGCCAAGATGCCCTTCCTGCCCAAGAGCAG ACACGAGGATGAGAACATGAACCCCTCCAAAGACACCGGCGGGCTGCTGCACAACGGCAACAGCTCGGAAACGTCACTCCAGGCGCTCCTGAGGGCCCAGCAGAGTGCCACGGGGGGTGACTATGACCTGTCCATGGAAGCACGACTAGCTTTCATTGAGAAGGGACTGAACAACGGCCTGGGAGACAGTTACACCAAGTGGGACCAGATCAACATGAACGTGTCGCACCCGCCGACAGACAATATGGTGGAGCCTCAGATTGTTTCAGTGGGACGGGGGGAAGTTGACGCCAAGCGGGGTTTTGACAACCACCATTTCCAGAACGGAAACCAGCAGGTCAGCGACGGGTCCTCACCCAGCGGCGAGATCTCTCGCAGCACTGAGGAGCTGTCCCCGGAGAGGAGGTGCCACCCCCTTCAGGTGAGCAAGTCTCAGAGTGTCAGCAACATTGAAGCGGGCAGCATGAAGCTGTACTCATTTGACGGCGACGCCACGGCAGAGAGCAGGATAGTGGGCGGCAGCTGCCCTACTCCAGCGTCCACGGCTCAGACCCAGAGTATCGTGAGGAGCAAGTCCGCGTCCTTGCTCAACGACCAAAATCTCCAAGTCTGTCCGAGCTCGGACCTGCTATCTTCCTCCAAACCGCCTACCAGCACAAGCAGGTACCCAGCGCCCTCCAGTGGGGCCACAGGCACCTCCCCTCCTCAGTACAACATCCAGTACTCAAGCAAAGACGGCATGTGGGCCCAGAGAACGCCCATGCCCCCAGAACACCAAGGCTACCTCCCTCCTGCCACCCACTCACTCGCCAACATCAACTACTCCAATCGCAATCAGGCTCCCCCATATCCACTGCAGCCCCAGCAAAGAGGGCCCCCCATGGGATCCAAACCTCCAGGGGACATGTGGGCAAAGGACAGACTCCACTCTACCACCAGCCAGTCCAGTGGAGGCGCGCTGCAGCGGCAGAGCAGCACCACCTCCACCGCCTCAGTAGGCGAGCCTCGGCGCATGCAACTGCCTGAGGGCGACTACCTGACCTACCGGGACATTCACACCCTGGCCAGGGGCCCGCTAGCCATGAGCCAGGCGGCGCAGCGGCCCATCTCCACCCGCACGTACAGCATCGACACAGCCGCTCCGGCCAGGCTGCCCAGCGTCCGGCCGCAGCCCCACGAACTCCCGGAGAGGACCATGTCGGTCAGCGACTTCCACTACCCACAGGGCAGCCCCAGCAAGAGGCCTAATCTTAGGGTCAAATCGGAGCACTCGCTCCTGGACGGGCCGGGGCTGGTGTCGGGTGCGCCGGGAAGGGTGCCGGCCGACTGGAGGGACCAGGTGATGCGGCACATTGAGGCCAAGAAGAtggaaaag AACGCGCTGTCCCGCTCCTTTAATTCCCATAACGCTCCGCTCGGCTGCTCGCCACACCGCTCCTGCTATTACGGCAGCTGTAGGGACGTGTTCAGGCCCTACATCTCCTTCAGC GACGATGTGTTTGGGCCACCGGGGCAGCAGAGCTACACCATGGACTCCCGCAGAAAA GTGCCTCTAATGAACGGTCAGGTGGTCTCATCGGCTCGTCCTCACGTGAGTCAGACGTCCATGGCCCGCCACGCCTCCAGAGAGCAGCTCATCGATTATTTGATGCTCAAAGTCTCCCACCAGGCCTCGGGGCCTATGCGGCCGCCACACGAG ATCCATGTGAAGGTAGAGAAAAATCCGGAACTTGGTTTCAGTATATCCGGAGGAGTGGGAGGTCGCGGAAACCCATTTCGTCCAGATGACAAT GGGATCTTTGTGACAAGGGTCCAGCCTGAGGGTCCAGCATCCAAGATTCTTCAGCCCGGTGATAAAATTATCCAA GCGAACGGCTACAGCTTCGTGAACATCGACCATGGGAACGCCGTTTCCCTTCTCAAGACGTTCCCCAGTACTGTGGATCTGACAATCGTGAGAGACGTGCAAGCGTAA
- the erbin gene encoding erbin isoform X2, with translation MSKRSFFVRLVPCRCLRGEEEAVTSLDYSHCSLETVPKEIFSFEKTLQELFLDANQIEELPKQLFNCQLLQRLSMPDNDVTVLPPGVANLVNLRELDVSKNSIQEFPENIKNCKMLTIVEASVNPISKLPDGFTQLMSLSQLYLNDAFLEFLPASFGRLTKLQILELRENQLKMLPKSMQKLTQLERLDLGSNEFTEVPEVLEQLTGIKELWMDGNRLTFLPGMLGTLKQLLYLDVSKNNLEMVDEQICGCESLQDLLLSNNALTQLPGTIGSLKKLTALKVDENQLMELPDSIGGLTSLDELDCSFNEIEALPASIGQCAAMRTFAADHNFLSQLPPEMGNWKNATVLFLHSNKMESLPEEMGDMHKLKVINLSNNKLKNLPYSFTKLSQMTAMWLSENQSKPLIPLQKEEDPETQKTVLTNYMFPQQTRTEDYVPNSDSESFNPALWEEQRKHRAQVAFECDEDKDERETPPREGNLKRYPTPYPDELKNMVKTAQSVAHRLKEDESNEESGRDPKSPAERNHIGVQDVGVKVIEAPHPNGLASDLGGNACNTTFTIQNIPEAVSRETESESFSSQQVPLKSSESSTINHEDTLEDSEELSDEEEEMKIAEMRPPLIEISINQPKVVTLSKDKKDDSKDADSLLDDTVANSNQNNSNCSSPSRMSDSVSLTTDSSQDNSLCTPEREAKMPFLPKSRHEDENMNPSKDTGGLLHNGNSSETSLQALLRAQQSATGGDYDLSMEARLAFIEKGLNNGLGDSYTKWDQINMNVSHPPTDNMVEPQIVSVGRGEVDAKRGFDNHHFQNGNQQVSDGSSPSGEISRSTEELSPERRCHPLQVSKSQSVSNIEAGSMKLYSFDGDATAESRIVGGSCPTPASTAQTQSIVRSKSASLLNDQNLQVCPSSDLLSSSKPPTSTSRYPAPSSGATGTSPPQYNIQYSSKDGMWAQRTPMPPEHQGYLPPATHSLANINYSNRNQAPPYPLQPQQRGPPMGSKPPGDMWAKDRLHSTTSQSSGGALQRQSSTTSTASVGEPRRMQLPEGDYLTYRDIHTLARGPLAMSQAAQRPISTRTYSIDTAAPARLPSVRPQPHELPERTMSVSDFHYPQGSPSKRPNLRVKSEHSLLDGPGLVSGAPGRVPADWRDQVMRHIEAKKMEKNALSRSFNSHNAPLGCSPHRSCYYGSCRDVFRPYISFSDDVFGPPGQQSYTMDSRRKVPLMNGQVVSSARPHVSQTSMARHASREQLIDYLMLKVSHQASGPMRPPHEIHVKVEKNPELGFSISGGVGGRGNPFRPDDNGIFVTRVQPEGPASKILQPGDKIIQANGYSFVNIDHGNAVSLLKTFPSTVDLTIVRDVQA, from the exons ATGTCGAAGCGCAGCTTCTTCGTTCGCCTGGTGCCATGCCGCTGCTTGCGTGGCGAGGAGGAGGCGGTGACGTCTCTGGACTACTCCCACTGTAGCCTGGAGACAGTGCCCAAGGAGATCTTCAGCTTTGAGAAGACGCTGCAGGAGCTCTTTCTCGATGCCAACCAGATTGAAGAGCTGCCCAAA CAACTGTTCAACTGCCAGCTGCTCCAGCGACTGAGCATGCCCGACAACGACGTCACTGTGTTGCCCCCCGGCGTCGCCAACCTCGTCAACCTCAGGGAGCTTGACGTCAGCAAAAACA GTATTCAGGAGTTTCCCGAGAATATCAAGAACTGCAAAATGCTCACTATTGTGGAGGCCAGCGTCAATCCCATCTCAAA GCTGCCCGATGGTTTCACCCAGCTCATGAGCCTGAGCCAGCTCTACTTGAACGATGCCTTCCTGGAGTTCCTTCCAGCCAGTTTTGGCAG GCTGACTAAGCTGCAGATTCTGGAGCTGAGAGAGAACCAGCTGAAGATGTTGCCAAA gagCATGCAGAAGCTCACGCAGCTGGAAAGGTTGGACCTGGGCAGCAACGAGTTCACTGAAGTG CCTGAGGTACTGGAGCAGTTGACGGGAATCAAGGAGCTCTGGATGGACGGAAACCGGCTGACGTTCTTGCCAGGG ATGCTGGGCACGCTCAAGCAGCTGCTCTACCTGGATGTGTCCAAGAACAACCTGGAGATGGTGGACGAGCAGATCTGCGGTTGCGAAAGTCTGCAGGATTTGCTGCTCTCCAATAACGCCCTCACGCAGCTACCAGGCACCATTG GCTCACTGAAGAAACTGACAGCTCTGAAGGTGGACGAGAACCAACTAATGGAGCTTCCTGACTCCATTGGAGG GCTCACCTCTCTAGACGAACTGGACTGCAGCTTCAACGAGATCGAAGCCTTGCCAGCGTCCATCGGTCAGTGCGCGGCCATGCGCACCTTCGCCGCCGATCACAACTTCCTCAGCCAGCTTCCCCCTGAG ATGGGCAACTGGAAGAACGCCACCGTGCTGTTCCTGCACTCCAACAAAATGGAGTCGCTGCCGGAGGAGATGGGGGACATGCACAAGCTGAAGGTCATCAATCTGAGCAACAACAA GTTGAAGAACCTCCCCTACAGTTTCACTAAGCTGAGCCAAATGACGGCCATGTGGTTGTCTGAAAATCAG TCCAAACCCCTGATCCCACTGCAGAAGGAAGAGGATCCCGAGACCCAGAAAACCGTACTAACCAACTACATGTTCCCGCAACAGACCAGAACCGAGGACT ACGTTCCCAACTCCGACTCTGAAAGCTTCAATCCAGCTCTGTGGGAGGAACAGCGTAAGCACCGAGCTCAGGTGGCCTTCGAGTGCGACGAGGACAAGGACGAGAGGGAAACGCCCCCGAGG gAGGGCAACCTGAAGCGCTATCCCACGCCGTATCCCGACGAGCTGAAGAACATGGTGAAGACGGCTCAGTCGGTGGCGCACCGGCTCAAGGAAGACGAGTCGAACGAAGAGTCGGGCAGAGACCCCAAATCCCCCGCGGAGAGGAACCACATTGGCGTGCAGGACGTGGGAGTCAAG GTGATAGAAGCCCCACACCCTAATGGCCTGGCGTCAGACTTAGGAGGCAACGCTTGCAACACAACCTTCACCATCCAAAACATCCCAGAAGCAGTATCTAGGGAAACAGAGTCTGAGTCCTTCAGCTCCCAGCAAGTACCACTCAAATCATCAGAGAGTTCCACCATAAACCATGAGGACACGCTGGAG GACTCGGAGGAGCTTTCtgacgaagaggaggagatgAAGATTGCCGAGATGAGGCCGCCTCTGATCGAGATTTCCATCAACCAGCCCAAAGTGGTGACGCTGAGTAAGGACAAAAAAG ACGACAGCAAGGATGCGGACTCGTTGCTGGACGACACGGTAGCCAACAGCAACCAGAACAACAGCAACTGCTCGTCGCCATCACGCATGTCAGACTCTGTGTCGCTGACCACCGACAGCAGTCAAGACAACTCCCTATGCACCCCCGAGAGGGAGGCCAAGATGCCCTTCCTGCCCAAGAGCAG ACACGAGGATGAGAACATGAACCCCTCCAAAGACACCGGCGGGCTGCTGCACAACGGCAACAGCTCGGAAACGTCACTCCAGGCGCTCCTGAGGGCCCAGCAGAGTGCCACGGGGGGTGACTATGACCTGTCCATGGAAGCACGACTAGCTTTCATTGAGAAGGGACTGAACAACGGCCTGGGAGACAGTTACACCAAGTGGGACCAGATCAACATGAACGTGTCGCACCCGCCGACAGACAATATGGTGGAGCCTCAGATTGTTTCAGTGGGACGGGGGGAAGTTGACGCCAAGCGGGGTTTTGACAACCACCATTTCCAGAACGGAAACCAGCAGGTCAGCGACGGGTCCTCACCCAGCGGCGAGATCTCTCGCAGCACTGAGGAGCTGTCCCCGGAGAGGAGGTGCCACCCCCTTCAGGTGAGCAAGTCTCAGAGTGTCAGCAACATTGAAGCGGGCAGCATGAAGCTGTACTCATTTGACGGCGACGCCACGGCAGAGAGCAGGATAGTGGGCGGCAGCTGCCCTACTCCAGCGTCCACGGCTCAGACCCAGAGTATCGTGAGGAGCAAGTCCGCGTCCTTGCTCAACGACCAAAATCTCCAAGTCTGTCCGAGCTCGGACCTGCTATCTTCCTCCAAACCGCCTACCAGCACAAGCAGGTACCCAGCGCCCTCCAGTGGGGCCACAGGCACCTCCCCTCCTCAGTACAACATCCAGTACTCAAGCAAAGACGGCATGTGGGCCCAGAGAACGCCCATGCCCCCAGAACACCAAGGCTACCTCCCTCCTGCCACCCACTCACTCGCCAACATCAACTACTCCAATCGCAATCAGGCTCCCCCATATCCACTGCAGCCCCAGCAAAGAGGGCCCCCCATGGGATCCAAACCTCCAGGGGACATGTGGGCAAAGGACAGACTCCACTCTACCACCAGCCAGTCCAGTGGAGGCGCGCTGCAGCGGCAGAGCAGCACCACCTCCACCGCCTCAGTAGGCGAGCCTCGGCGCATGCAACTGCCTGAGGGCGACTACCTGACCTACCGGGACATTCACACCCTGGCCAGGGGCCCGCTAGCCATGAGCCAGGCGGCGCAGCGGCCCATCTCCACCCGCACGTACAGCATCGACACAGCCGCTCCGGCCAGGCTGCCCAGCGTCCGGCCGCAGCCCCACGAACTCCCGGAGAGGACCATGTCGGTCAGCGACTTCCACTACCCACAGGGCAGCCCCAGCAAGAGGCCTAATCTTAGGGTCAAATCGGAGCACTCGCTCCTGGACGGGCCGGGGCTGGTGTCGGGTGCGCCGGGAAGGGTGCCGGCCGACTGGAGGGACCAGGTGATGCGGCACATTGAGGCCAAGAAGAtggaaaag AACGCGCTGTCCCGCTCCTTTAATTCCCATAACGCTCCGCTCGGCTGCTCGCCACACCGCTCCTGCTATTACGGCAGCTGTAGGGACGTGTTCAGGCCCTACATCTCCTTCAGC GACGATGTGTTTGGGCCACCGGGGCAGCAGAGCTACACCATGGACTCCCGCAGAAAA GTGCCTCTAATGAACGGTCAGGTGGTCTCATCGGCTCGTCCTCACGTGAGTCAGACGTCCATGGCCCGCCACGCCTCCAGAGAGCAGCTCATCGATTATTTGATGCTCAAAGTCTCCCACCAGGCCTCGGGGCCTATGCGGCCGCCACACGAG ATCCATGTGAAGGTAGAGAAAAATCCGGAACTTGGTTTCAGTATATCCGGAGGAGTGGGAGGTCGCGGAAACCCATTTCGTCCAGATGACAAT GGGATCTTTGTGACAAGGGTCCAGCCTGAGGGTCCAGCATCCAAGATTCTTCAGCCCGGTGATAAAATTATCCAA GCGAACGGCTACAGCTTCGTGAACATCGACCATGGGAACGCCGTTTCCCTTCTCAAGACGTTCCCCAGTACTGTGGATCTGACAATCGTGAGAGACGTGCAAGCGTAA